The window GGCGCGCTGATAGCCGTAGCTGTGCCGCTCGTTCGGCGGCCGCGCCGCCACGACGGTGGCGATCAGCGCGACGATCAGCCCGATCAGGTCGGACAGCATGTGCCCGGCGTCGGCGAAGAGCGACAGCGATCCGGAGAGCACGGCACCGACGGCCTCGACCACGAGCACGGTAGAGACGATCGCGATGGCGACGGTCAGACGGCGGCGGTTCGCGCCGGCGCCGTGCGAATGACCGTGGGAGTGGCCCTCGGCAGTGCCCCGTGCATCCGTCATACCGACCACCGTAACCGCCCGTGGGTGCCTCACGGGCGCGTTTCGGCTAGTCGGGAATGACGTTCATTCTCAACACCGGGATGGCGGCCTCGAAGGCCCGCGCGCGGTGGCTGATCGCGTTCTTCTCGGCGGGGCTCAGCTCGGCGGCCGAGACCTCGAGACCCTCGGGCACGAACACCGGGTCGTAGCCGAAGCCGCCCGCACCCGCCGCCTCGCGCGCGAGCCGCCCGGGCCAGCGGCCCGAGACGACCTGCTCGAAGCCGGTCGCCGGCACGACGATCGCGATGTGGCAGGCGAAGCTCGCCGCGCGGTGCTCGTCGCGCACGTCGGAGAGCTGGTCGAGCAGCAGCTCGACGTTCGCGCGGTCGCCCTTGCCGTGGCCGGCCCAGCGCGCCGAGAAGATGCCGGGCGCGCCGCCCAGCACGTCGACGCAGATGCCGGAGTCGTCGGCGAGGGCCGGCAGGCCGGAGTGCTCGGCCGCCGTGCGCGCCTTGATCAGAGCGTTCTCGGCGAAGCTCACACCGTCCTCGACGGGCTCGGGGCCGTCGTAGGCGACGATCTCGAGCTCGGGAAGGGCCTGGCCGAGGATGTTCTGGAACTCCTCGACCTTGTGCGCGTTGTGGGTCGCGAGCACGACGCGCATCAGGCGGTCTCCCCGGCGTCGTCCGTCAGCACCGCGGTCTGCAGCGTCGCGAGCTCGGCGGTGCCGTGCAGGGCCAGGTCGAGCAGGGCGTTCAGCTCGGTGCGGTCGAAGGGTGCGCCCTCGGCGGTGCCCTGCACCTCGACGAAGAGGCCCCGGCCGGTGACGACGACGTTCATGTCGGTCTCGGCCCGCACGTCCTCGACGTAGGCGAGGTCGAGCATCGGCGTACCGTCGATGATGCCCACCGAGACGGCCGAGACCGAGTCGATCAGCGGCTGGGACTTCTGGCCGATGAACTTCTTCTGGCGGGCCCACTCGATGGCATCGACCATCGCGACGTAGGCGCCGGTGATCGCGGCGGTGCGGGTGCCGCCGTCGGCCTGCAGCACGTCGCAGTCGATCACGATCGTGTTCTCGCCGAGTGCCTTCATGTCGACGACGGCGCGGAGCGAGCGGCCGATCAGGCGGGAGATCTCGTGGGTGCGGCCGCCGATGCGGCCCTTCACCGACTCGCGGTCGGTGCGCGAGTTCGTGGCGCGGGGCAGCATCGAGTACTCCGCCGTCACCCAGCCCTTGCCCGAGCCCGACTTCCAGCGCGGCACGCCGTTGGTGAAGGATGCGGTGCAGAGCACTTTGGTCTTGCCGAACGACACCAGGGCCGAGCCCTCCGCCTGGT of the Herbiconiux flava genome contains:
- the rdgB gene encoding RdgB/HAM1 family non-canonical purine NTP pyrophosphatase, with product MMRVVLATHNAHKVEEFQNILGQALPELEIVAYDGPEPVEDGVSFAENALIKARTAAEHSGLPALADDSGICVDVLGGAPGIFSARWAGHGKGDRANVELLLDQLSDVRDEHRAASFACHIAIVVPATGFEQVVSGRWPGRLAREAAGAGGFGYDPVFVPEGLEVSAAELSPAEKNAISHRARAFEAAIPVLRMNVIPD
- the rph gene encoding ribonuclease PH, coding for MTDSPTTGPRKDGRTADQLRRVTIERGWSDQAEGSALVSFGKTKVLCTASFTNGVPRWKSGSGKGWVTAEYSMLPRATNSRTDRESVKGRIGGRTHEISRLIGRSLRAVVDMKALGENTIVIDCDVLQADGGTRTAAITGAYVAMVDAIEWARQKKFIGQKSQPLIDSVSAVSVGIIDGTPMLDLAYVEDVRAETDMNVVVTGRGLFVEVQGTAEGAPFDRTELNALLDLALHGTAELATLQTAVLTDDAGETA